The Planctomycetota bacterium genome contains the following window.
CGCGACCGCTCGATCGCCGCAAACTGTCCGCCCGCGTGCCGCGGCAGCGGTGGCAGCAACGCGAGGTCGTCATCGAGCTGGTGTCGAAAGTCGAGCACTAGCGACAAACGTATGCGTGGACCGGTCCGAGCTGTATCGATGAGCACGCCCGTGAGCCCCGTGGGTGGGAGCGGGGTTTTAGATAGTCGGTCAGAAACCCACGCTCACCCATTGGGCTCGCCAAAATCAAGAGATATCCGCGAGCATTCCCTCGACCGCAAACGCGACGCCTTCGGGGAGTTTGGGGGCGTCGCGCTCGAAGAGCACTTCGTGGCTCATGTGCGTGAAGAGCGTCCTTGCCGGCTGAAGGTCGTCGACGACTTCCAACGCCTCGTCGATGGTCAGGTGCGTCGGGTGCTTGCGCCACTGCAGGGCGTCGATGACGAGCAGGTCGAGCCCGCGAAGATGCTCGCGCGCTTCCGTCGGCATCGCGTTGCAGTCGGTGCAATACGCCAGGCTTCGGCCGCCGACGTCGACGCGGAAGCCGAGGGCGTCGACGTTGCTGTGCGGGTATCGAACGGGCGTCCAACGCATCTCGCCGATCTCGAACGGGCCGTCGATCGTCCTGGCTACGAGCGACGGCCGAAAGAGCTTCGGCGAGCCTTCGCCGGGCTTCAGGAAGGCGTACGGAAACATTCGCGACAGCGTGCCGTGCGTCTGTGCGTCGGCCCAGAGGTCGAGGCTCGTGCCCTTGAGTGCGTTGAACCGTCTCAGGTCGTCCAGGCCCGCAATGTGATCCGCGTGGGGGTGCGTGAAGACGACGGCATCGATGTCGGTCACGTCGTTGTCGACGCACTGCAGCCGGAGCTCGGGCGTCGTGTCGACGAGAACACTCGTCTCGCCGTGGGTGACGACGACGCTGCACCGTGACCGGCGATCGCGTGGGTCGGCGCTCGTGCACGTCTCGCACCGACAGCCGATCATCGGCACGCCGGCGCTGGTGCCCGTGCCGAGGAACCGCAGCGACAGCCCCGCACTCATGGCGTGGCCGGTCTGGTCGCGGGACCAGCCTGATTGACCGGATCGGCCTCGCCGTTGCGTTCGCGGGCGAACTCGCGGAGCTGGCCCTTTTCGATCAGCGGGCGCCGCGTCACGTCTTCCAGCTCTGCGGGGCCGAATGGGCGCTGATACGTCGGTGCTGGCTCGAAGCCTTCGGGCGGACGAACGATCGCAAAGCCAAGAATCACCGTCAGGACGCTGAAGAGCATCAGCGCAGGCACGACGTACTTGCCGGGGATGGAGTACGGGTCTTCGCCGTGCACGGAGCAACGCTACGCGACGCACGGACGAGACGGGCCAAATCTGGCTACGCGGTCGCGGCCTTCTTGCTCGACTTCTTCGCGGTCTTCTTTGCCGTTTTCTTGGCAGCCTTTTTCTTCTTGGGCTTCTCCGGCTCGAACTCGATGTGTTCGACGGGCAGCGGGCCGTAGCTGTCTGCGGGTTTGCCAGTCATCTTGCTGACGAGGTGATGGCTCTCCTCGACGCGTTTGCGCAGTTCGGGCAGGAGCGTGTTGATGTAGTCGAGTTGGTCCTTCGGAAGCTTGCGGACCATCTTCGTGCTGCGGCACTTGGGAAAGTTGCTGCAGCCAAGGAACGGGCCGCGTTTCGAGTCACGCAGCAGCATCGGGGCGCCGTCCTTCTCGCACAGAATCGTCGTCTCGATCGGCTCGATCTTCGGCGGCAACGGCTCGTCGTTCTTGTCGAGTGCGACGATGAACTTGCACTCGGGGTAGTTGCTGCACCCAAGGAAGCTCCCGAAGCGACCTTTGCGTTTGATCATCGGGGCGCCGTCGAGCGGGCAGTTGTACTCGCTCTCCTCCCGCAGCATCGGCTTGCCGAACGGGTCGACGGGCTTGGTGACGTTGATCTCGCGATCCTCCGCCGCCAGGAAGAAGCCGTTCTTGCCGATGCGGTAGACGAGCTTCGCACCGGTCTCCTCGTCGACGTACGGCGACGGCATGCCGCCGGCGTGGTCAAGCTTCTCCAGGGCCTCATCGATGCCGCTGTGGAACGGGCCGTAGAACTCCTTGAGCAGTGCGATCCAGTCGGTCTTGTGCTCCTCGATGCCGTCGAGCTTGTCCTCCATCTCGGCGGTAAATCCGACTTCCATGATGTCGGGGAAGGCCTGCATCAGCTTGTCGGTGACGACCTTCCCGAGCAGCGTGGCGAAGAACGACCGGTTCTGGTTGAGGACGTACTCGCGCTTCTGAATCGTGTCGATGATCGACGCATAGGTCGACGGCCGACCGATGCCGAGGCTTTCGAGCTCCTTGACAAGCGAAGCCTCGGTGAACCGTGCCGGCGGCGAGGTGAAGTGCTGCTGCGGCCGGATGTCGGCGGCGAACATCGGCATGTTCTTTGCCAGTTCCGGCAGGAGCTGATCGTCGCTCGTCACGCCGCTGACACGCATAAACCCGTCGAAGACCAGCTTGCGTCCGCCGGCGCGGAAGATCGCGGTGCCGGCGTCTGTGTCGCTCTTGATGCGGATCGTCGTCTGGTCGAACTCGGCCTCGGTCATCTGGCAAGCGAGGAACCGCTCGTAGATCAACCTGTAGAGCTTGTAGTCGTCCGGGCCGAGCTTGCCTTCGAGGTTCTTCGGACTCGCGACGACATCCGTCGGGCGGATCGCTTCGTGGGCTTCTTGGGCGTTCTTGTTGCGGCTGGCGAATTGCCGGGGCTTCTCTGGCAGGTAGCGGTCGCCGAAGTGATTGCCGATGAACGTGCGGGCCATCTCCGTCGCCTGCGGCGAGAGGTTGGCCGAGTCCGTCCGCATGTACGTGATGTACCCGGCCTCGTAGAGCGACTGGGCGACACGCATCGTCCGGCTCGCGCCGAAGCTGAGCCGACTCGACGCCGCCTGCTGGAGCGTGCTGGTGATGAAGGGCCCCGGCGGACGGCTGCGGGTGCGTTTGGTCTCGATCGACTCGACGCTGAACGGCGGCGTCTGGCCGAGCCGGCCGACGACCTGCTTCAACGTCGCGGCCGGACCTTTGCCGTCAGGATTCTCGGTCTCGGCAATTTGCTCGACATCGAGGCCCAGTGCGGCAGCGACGTCACGGGCCTGCTCGGCGTTGTCGATCTCGAACTTCTCGCCCTTCCACTCGACGAGGTCGGCCGCGAACGCGCCGTGCTCGCCGAGCCACACCTGCTGAGCCTTCTTCGCCGGCTCGGCACCGTCTTCGCCTGACTTCAGAAAGTCGCGCCAGGCCTCTGCCAGTTCGGGCTTCTGCTCGGTCGTGAAAATGCCGCCAATCTTCCAGTACTCGTCGGGGACGAAGGCCTCGATCTCGCGCTCGCGCTCGACCACCAGCCGGACGGCCACGCTCTGCACGCGGCCGGCACTGAGGCCGCGCGCAACCTTCCGCCACAGGACCGGCGAGATTTCGAAACCGACGACGCGATCGAGGATGCGCCTGGCCTGCTGGGCGTTGACGCGGTCGATGTTCAGTTCGCCCGGATTGGCAAAGGCCCGGTCGACGTCGGCTTTGGTGATGGCGTTGAAGACGACGCGCTTGATGCGATCGTCCTTGAGCTTGAGCGCCTCCTTGATGTGCCAGGCGATGGCTTCGCCCTCGCGGTCGAGGTCGGTCGCGAGCCAGACAGTGTCGGCGTCCTTGGCGGCCTTCTTCAATTCCGTGATGACCTTGCCCTTGCCCTCGATGATTTCGTACTCGGGCTCGAACGTCTCCAGGTCGACGCCCATGCCCTTTCGAGGCAGGTCGCGGACGTGGCCGACGGAGGCCTTGACGACGAAGTTCGGGCCGAGGTACTGGTTGATCGTCTTGGCCTTGGCGGGGCTTTCGACGATGACCAGATCCTTCTTGCCGTTGCGGGAAGTGCCATTGTCGGCAGTTGCGGGCATCAGTCGGGTATAGGCATGCCGGTTCGTCGAGGTTCGATCGGGTCAGTCGAACAGGCCACGCAGACCGCGTTGGAGGAGCCCGGCTCCGGCGTTGTCGATCAGCGCCGCGACGGCCCGTTCGGCAACTGCGTCGAGCTCGCCGGTG
Protein-coding sequences here:
- the topA gene encoding type I DNA topoisomerase, translated to MPATADNGTSRNGKKDLVIVESPAKAKTINQYLGPNFVVKASVGHVRDLPRKGMGVDLETFEPEYEIIEGKGKVITELKKAAKDADTVWLATDLDREGEAIAWHIKEALKLKDDRIKRVVFNAITKADVDRAFANPGELNIDRVNAQQARRILDRVVGFEISPVLWRKVARGLSAGRVQSVAVRLVVEREREIEAFVPDEYWKIGGIFTTEQKPELAEAWRDFLKSGEDGAEPAKKAQQVWLGEHGAFAADLVEWKGEKFEIDNAEQARDVAAALGLDVEQIAETENPDGKGPAATLKQVVGRLGQTPPFSVESIETKRTRSRPPGPFITSTLQQAASSRLSFGASRTMRVAQSLYEAGYITYMRTDSANLSPQATEMARTFIGNHFGDRYLPEKPRQFASRNKNAQEAHEAIRPTDVVASPKNLEGKLGPDDYKLYRLIYERFLACQMTEAEFDQTTIRIKSDTDAGTAIFRAGGRKLVFDGFMRVSGVTSDDQLLPELAKNMPMFAADIRPQQHFTSPPARFTEASLVKELESLGIGRPSTYASIIDTIQKREYVLNQNRSFFATLLGKVVTDKLMQAFPDIMEVGFTAEMEDKLDGIEEHKTDWIALLKEFYGPFHSGIDEALEKLDHAGGMPSPYVDEETGAKLVYRIGKNGFFLAAEDREINVTKPVDPFGKPMLREESEYNCPLDGAPMIKRKGRFGSFLGCSNYPECKFIVALDKNDEPLPPKIEPIETTILCEKDGAPMLLRDSKRGPFLGCSNFPKCRSTKMVRKLPKDQLDYINTLLPELRKRVEESHHLVSKMTGKPADSYGPLPVEHIEFEPEKPKKKKAAKKTAKKTAKKSSKKAATA
- a CDS encoding MBL fold metallo-hydrolase, giving the protein MSAGLSLRFLGTGTSAGVPMIGCRCETCTSADPRDRRSRCSVVVTHGETSVLVDTTPELRLQCVDNDVTDIDAVVFTHPHADHIAGLDDLRRFNALKGTSLDLWADAQTHGTLSRMFPYAFLKPGEGSPKLFRPSLVARTIDGPFEIGEMRWTPVRYPHSNVDALGFRVDVGGRSLAYCTDCNAMPTEAREHLRGLDLLVIDALQWRKHPTHLTIDEALEVVDDLQPARTLFTHMSHEVLFERDAPKLPEGVAFAVEGMLADIS